Proteins encoded by one window of Pseudonocardia alni:
- a CDS encoding FdhF/YdeP family oxidoreductase, whose amino-acid sequence MSPTPVNSAPIHPPVDTEESDLRVSERKTSAAGAKAVAISMKRSLAEQGVVKTAKNLLTMNQVDGFDCMSCAWPDPAPGERHTAEFCENGAKAVSWEGDRRRVTPEFFAEHSIADLRDRSAHWLESQGRLTHPMVRRAGGTHYEPISWDDAFDLVGTHLRALSSPDEALFYTSGRASNEAAFVYQLFARAYGTNNLPDCSNMCHESTSVGLAEAIGVGKGSVSLQDLHDADLIVISGQNPGTNHPRMLSALETAKKNGARILAVNPLPEAGLFKFDNPQTPRGMSGIGTHLADEFLQIRSNGDLALWQAFGHLLLAAEDRDPGNVLDRDFIERHTNGFEAYAAHVKDLDRDAVVAATGLTWGEIEKAAEMLATSKRIVNCWAMGITQHRNAVATIKEMVNVALLQGMIGKPGAGLCPVRGHSNVQGDRTMGIWERVADSFLDAIRDEFGFEPPREHGHDSVAAVQAMADGRASVFVGLGGNFSQAMSDTGVTEPALERCALTVQISTKLNRSHVVAGTDALILPALGRTEKDLTGGRAQRVTVEDSMSAVHASHGRSEPAGELLRSEVDILCGIARATLGADHLVPWAEFAADYDRIRDRIGRVVPGCEAYTEKVARSGGFTLAHPPRDSRTFPTASGKAEFTVSPLEVLTLPEGRLVLQSLRSHDQFNTTIYGLDDRYRGIHSGRRVVFISDADLRELGFADGDRVNLVSEWTDGSERRADDFRLVSYSTPKGCVAAYYPETNPLIPLESYADGSRCPTSKWVQVRLEPATR is encoded by the coding sequence GTGTCCCCCACCCCGGTCAACAGCGCCCCGATCCACCCCCCGGTCGACACCGAGGAGTCCGATCTGCGCGTCTCGGAGCGGAAGACCTCCGCCGCCGGGGCGAAGGCTGTTGCGATCTCCATGAAGCGCTCCCTCGCCGAACAGGGCGTGGTGAAGACCGCCAAGAACCTGCTCACGATGAACCAGGTCGACGGCTTCGACTGCATGAGCTGTGCCTGGCCGGACCCGGCCCCGGGCGAGCGGCACACCGCCGAGTTCTGCGAGAACGGCGCGAAGGCCGTGTCCTGGGAGGGCGACCGCCGCCGGGTCACCCCGGAGTTCTTCGCCGAGCACTCCATCGCCGACCTGCGTGACCGCAGCGCGCACTGGCTGGAGAGCCAGGGCAGGCTGACCCACCCGATGGTCCGCCGGGCCGGCGGCACGCACTACGAGCCCATCTCGTGGGACGACGCGTTCGACCTGGTCGGGACCCACCTGCGCGCCCTGTCGAGCCCGGACGAGGCGCTGTTCTACACCTCCGGCCGGGCCTCGAACGAGGCCGCGTTCGTCTACCAGCTGTTCGCCCGCGCCTACGGCACGAACAACCTGCCCGACTGCTCCAACATGTGCCACGAGTCGACCTCGGTCGGCCTGGCCGAGGCGATCGGCGTCGGCAAGGGATCGGTCTCGCTGCAGGATCTGCACGACGCCGACCTGATCGTCATCTCCGGACAGAACCCGGGCACCAACCACCCGCGCATGCTGTCGGCGCTGGAGACGGCCAAGAAGAACGGCGCGCGGATCCTCGCGGTCAACCCGCTGCCCGAGGCCGGGCTGTTCAAGTTCGACAACCCGCAGACCCCGCGCGGCATGTCCGGCATCGGCACCCACCTGGCCGACGAGTTCCTGCAGATCCGCAGCAACGGCGACCTCGCGCTGTGGCAGGCGTTCGGGCACCTGCTGCTCGCCGCCGAGGACCGCGACCCGGGCAACGTGCTGGACCGCGACTTCATCGAGCGGCACACGAACGGCTTCGAGGCCTACGCCGCGCACGTGAAGGACCTGGACCGCGACGCCGTCGTCGCCGCGACCGGGCTCACCTGGGGCGAGATCGAGAAGGCCGCGGAGATGCTCGCGACCTCGAAGCGGATCGTGAACTGCTGGGCGATGGGCATCACCCAGCACCGCAACGCCGTGGCCACCATCAAGGAGATGGTGAACGTCGCCCTGCTCCAGGGCATGATCGGCAAGCCGGGCGCGGGCCTGTGCCCGGTCCGTGGCCACTCGAACGTGCAGGGCGACCGCACGATGGGCATCTGGGAGCGGGTCGCGGACAGCTTCCTCGACGCGATCCGCGACGAGTTCGGCTTCGAGCCGCCCCGCGAGCACGGCCACGACTCGGTCGCGGCCGTGCAGGCGATGGCCGACGGGCGGGCGAGCGTGTTCGTCGGCCTGGGCGGCAACTTCTCCCAGGCGATGTCAGACACCGGCGTCACCGAGCCGGCGCTGGAGCGCTGCGCGCTGACCGTCCAGATCTCGACCAAGCTGAACCGGTCGCACGTCGTCGCCGGGACCGACGCGCTGATCCTGCCCGCGCTGGGCCGCACCGAGAAGGACCTGACCGGCGGCCGGGCCCAGCGGGTCACCGTCGAGGACTCGATGTCGGCGGTGCACGCCTCGCACGGCCGCTCCGAGCCGGCCGGTGAGCTGCTGCGTTCCGAGGTCGACATCCTGTGCGGGATCGCGCGGGCCACCCTCGGCGCGGACCACCTCGTCCCGTGGGCCGAGTTCGCGGCCGACTACGACCGCATCCGCGACCGGATCGGCCGGGTCGTCCCGGGCTGTGAGGCCTACACCGAGAAGGTCGCCCGCTCCGGCGGGTTCACCCTCGCCCACCCGCCGCGGGACAGCCGCACCTTCCCGACGGCGTCGGGCAAGGCGGAGTTCACCGTCAGCCCACTGGAGGTGCTGACGCTCCCCGAGGGGCGCCTGGTCCTGCAGAGCCTGCGCAGCCACGACCAGTTCAACACCACGATCTACGGCCTGGACGACCGCTACCGCGGCATCCACTCCGGCCGCCGGGTCGTGTTCATCTCCGACGCCGACCTGCGTGAGCTGGGCTTCGCCGACGGTGACCGGGTGAATCTGGTCAGCGAGTGGACCGACGGCAGCGAGCGGCGCGCGGACGACTTCCGGCTGGTGTCGTACTCGACGCCGAAGGGCTGCGTCGCCGCGTACTACCCGGAGACGAACCCGCTGATCCCGCTCGAGTCGTACGCGGACGGCTCGCGCTGCCCGACCTCGAAGTGGGTGCAGGTCCGGCTGGAGCCCGCCACCCGGTGA
- a CDS encoding FAD-dependent oxidoreductase, with protein sequence MLRFDRLVYAVGSGAGTAPDGALRVDTLESARRVHDAAAALPDGAVVAAVGAGLTGLETATELAAARPGLRVRLLSAGPVAAELPARSRDRVRARLASLGVEVGEGVTVTDPATLGAGLVVWTTTPAVPGLARDSGLPVDDDGRLRTDATLTCTGDARIVGAGDAVAAPPEVGLVRASCQAALPLGVAAARTVLAGLRGRPAPAASVSYAAQCLALGPDAALIQLVDRHDVPRPVALGGGAAAVVKEQVCRYALRRARGRVA encoded by the coding sequence GTGCTGCGGTTCGATCGGCTCGTGTACGCGGTCGGCAGCGGGGCGGGGACGGCCCCGGACGGCGCGCTGCGGGTGGACACCCTGGAGAGCGCCCGCCGGGTGCACGACGCCGCCGCGGCCCTGCCCGACGGGGCGGTCGTCGCCGCCGTCGGGGCGGGGCTGACCGGGCTGGAGACGGCCACCGAGCTCGCCGCCGCCCGGCCCGGCCTGCGCGTGCGGCTGCTGTCGGCGGGCCCGGTCGCCGCGGAGCTGCCCGCCCGCAGCCGGGACCGGGTCCGCGCCCGGCTGGCGTCGCTGGGGGTGGAGGTCGGCGAGGGCGTCACGGTGACCGACCCGGCGACGCTCGGCGCCGGCCTGGTCGTGTGGACCACGACGCCCGCGGTCCCGGGGCTGGCCCGGGACTCCGGCCTGCCCGTCGACGACGACGGCCGCCTGCGCACCGACGCCACGCTCACCTGCACCGGCGACGCCCGGATCGTCGGCGCGGGCGACGCCGTCGCCGCCCCACCGGAGGTCGGGCTGGTCCGCGCGAGCTGCCAGGCCGCCCTCCCGCTCGGGGTCGCCGCGGCGCGCACCGTGCTCGCGGGCCTGCGCGGACGCCCCGCACCGGCGGCCTCGGTGTCCTACGCCGCGCAGTGCCTGGCGCTCGGGCCGGACGCCGCGCTGATCCAGCTCGTGGACCGCCACGACGTGCCCCGGCCGGTCGCGCTCGGCGGCGGCGCGGCGGCCGTGGTGAAGGAGCAGGTGTGCCGCTACGCGCTGCGCCGGGCCCGGGGGCGGGTGGCCTGA
- a CDS encoding carboxymuconolactone decarboxylase family protein has product MEPRISRPYRHVPDGYRALTALEASTRDDAVLPRTVQELVRLRASQINGCGFCVDMHSHDALDSGEAVERLFSVAAWREAPWFTRQERAALALTEEVTRLADRPDAVPDAVWDEAAAVFDERALTLLVTTVATINAWNRISVATRQIAGSHRRAAAAGRP; this is encoded by the coding sequence ATGGAACCGCGCATCTCCCGGCCCTACCGCCACGTCCCGGACGGCTACCGCGCCCTGACGGCGCTGGAGGCCTCCACCCGCGACGACGCCGTCCTCCCCCGCACCGTGCAGGAGCTCGTACGACTGCGGGCGTCGCAGATCAACGGCTGCGGCTTCTGCGTGGACATGCACTCGCACGACGCACTGGACTCCGGCGAGGCCGTCGAGCGCCTGTTCTCCGTGGCCGCCTGGCGGGAGGCCCCGTGGTTCACCCGCCAGGAGCGGGCCGCGCTGGCCCTCACCGAGGAGGTGACCCGGCTGGCCGACCGACCCGATGCCGTCCCGGACGCGGTGTGGGACGAGGCCGCCGCGGTGTTCGACGAGCGGGCCCTGACCCTGCTGGTCACCACGGTCGCGACGATCAACGCCTGGAACCGGATCAGCGTCGCCACCCGGCAGATCGCGGGAAGCCACCGGCGCGCTGCGGCCGCGGGACGTCCGTGA
- a CDS encoding multidrug effflux MFS transporter: protein MTTTAVTAPSRLRIALILGALIALGPLTIDTYLPALPDVGRDLVASEPVVQLTLTGTLAGLALGQLVIGPLSDAYGRRRLLLAGTAVHVLASALVALAPSIEVLAVLRVLQGVGASAGAVIGLAVVRDLFTGRAAATMLSRLILVMGAFPVLAPTLGAALLNWVSWRGVFLFLAGYGLVMLAVVTSGLPETLPVSRRRSARFGPTLRTYGGLLRDRTFVGLVLVAGLAMGALFSYVSGAAYVYQQQFGMDQQTFGIAFGAGAIWLVVGTQLNPVVLRRFEPRQVMSTAVAAGVLVGLVLAVLTVTGTGGLPAVLAGVWALLLACGFVLPNAPALALARHGESAGTASALLGSLQFGIGAATSPVVGLLGNDAAAMGTAMFGAIALAGIALVAVARPWTLPDLNEEPELAAA, encoded by the coding sequence GTGACCACCACTGCAGTCACCGCGCCGAGCCGGTTACGGATCGCGCTGATCCTGGGCGCGTTGATCGCGCTCGGTCCACTGACGATCGACACCTACCTGCCCGCGCTGCCGGACGTCGGGCGCGACCTCGTCGCGTCCGAGCCGGTCGTGCAGCTGACGCTGACCGGCACACTCGCCGGTCTCGCGCTCGGCCAGCTGGTGATCGGCCCGCTGTCCGACGCCTACGGCCGTCGCAGGCTCCTGCTCGCCGGCACCGCCGTGCACGTGCTGGCCTCCGCGCTGGTCGCCCTCGCCCCGAGCATCGAGGTGCTGGCGGTGCTGCGGGTGCTGCAGGGTGTCGGCGCCTCGGCGGGCGCGGTGATCGGCCTCGCCGTGGTGCGCGACCTGTTCACCGGCCGGGCCGCGGCGACCATGCTCTCGCGGCTGATCCTGGTGATGGGCGCCTTCCCGGTGCTCGCCCCGACCCTCGGCGCCGCCCTGCTCAACTGGGTCTCCTGGCGCGGGGTCTTCCTGTTCCTGGCCGGCTACGGCCTGGTCATGCTGGCCGTGGTCACCTCGGGGCTGCCCGAGACCCTCCCCGTCTCCCGGCGCCGGTCGGCCCGGTTCGGCCCCACCCTGCGGACCTATGGCGGGCTGCTGCGCGACCGGACCTTCGTCGGGCTGGTGCTCGTCGCCGGGCTCGCGATGGGCGCGCTGTTCAGCTACGTCTCCGGCGCCGCGTACGTCTACCAGCAGCAGTTCGGGATGGACCAGCAGACGTTCGGCATCGCCTTCGGAGCCGGCGCGATCTGGCTGGTCGTCGGCACCCAGCTCAACCCGGTGGTGCTGCGCCGCTTCGAGCCCCGCCAGGTGATGTCGACCGCCGTCGCCGCCGGGGTGCTCGTCGGGCTCGTGCTGGCCGTGCTCACCGTGACCGGCACCGGCGGCCTGCCCGCCGTGCTCGCCGGGGTGTGGGCACTGCTGCTGGCCTGTGGCTTCGTCCTTCCGAACGCGCCCGCGCTGGCCCTGGCCCGGCACGGCGAGTCCGCCGGGACGGCGTCGGCACTGCTGGGGTCGCTGCAGTTCGGGATCGGCGCCGCGACCTCGCCCGTGGTCGGACTGCTCGGCAACGACGCGGCCGCGATGGGCACCGCCATGTTCGGCGCGATCGCGCTCGCCGGGATCGCGCTGGTCGCCGTCGCACGGCCGTGGACGCTGCCGGACCTGAACGAGGAGCCCGAGCTCGCGGCCGCGTGA
- a CDS encoding SDR family oxidoreductase produces MSGVAVVTGAGSGIGEAVTRGLLDAGWRVALAGRRREPLTRAAAGRDGTLTVPTDVTDPRSVDALFAAVHERWARVDLLVNNAGTFGAGGTVDEISVEDWDAAVAVNLTGSFLCARAAFAAMRHQDPQGGRIINNGSISAHVPRPGSAPYTATKHAITGLTKSLSLDGRGFGIACGQIDIGNAATEMTAGIATGARQADGSVRPEATFDVRHVADAVVYMAGLPPEANVQFLTVAATTMPWLARG; encoded by the coding sequence ATGAGCGGTGTGGCGGTGGTGACCGGGGCCGGGTCGGGCATCGGCGAGGCGGTGACCCGCGGCCTGCTCGACGCCGGCTGGCGGGTCGCACTGGCCGGGCGCCGGCGCGAGCCCCTGACCAGGGCCGCGGCGGGACGCGACGGGACGCTCACCGTCCCCACCGACGTCACCGATCCCAGGTCGGTCGACGCCCTGTTCGCCGCGGTGCACGAGCGCTGGGCCCGGGTCGACCTGCTGGTCAACAACGCCGGCACGTTCGGCGCGGGCGGCACCGTCGACGAGATCTCCGTCGAGGACTGGGACGCGGCCGTCGCGGTCAACCTCACCGGCTCGTTCCTCTGCGCCCGCGCCGCGTTCGCGGCGATGCGCCACCAGGACCCGCAGGGCGGGCGGATCATCAACAACGGCTCGATCTCCGCGCACGTCCCCCGGCCGGGCAGCGCGCCCTACACCGCCACCAAGCACGCGATCACCGGGCTGACCAAGTCGCTCTCGCTCGACGGCCGCGGGTTCGGCATCGCCTGCGGTCAGATCGACATCGGCAACGCCGCCACCGAGATGACCGCGGGCATCGCGACCGGCGCGAGGCAGGCCGACGGTTCGGTGCGTCCGGAGGCCACCTTCGACGTCCGGCACGTCGCCGACGCCGTCGTCTACATGGCCGGGCTGCCGCCGGAGGCGAACGTGCAGTTCCTGACCGTCGCGGCGACGACGATGCCCTGGCTCGCCCGGGGCTGA
- a CDS encoding RrF2 family transcriptional regulator, producing MRMGQGVEWALHCCLNLAWVGDAVPGARLAGFYDLPPAYLNKQLQALVRAGVCESVPGPRGGFRLARPADEVSLLDVVVAVEGPEDAFRCTSILGAAPGGDPSLDYSGHCAISLSMRSAELAWRRELAGRSLAEVAADVVRTAPDAPQHVRAALAP from the coding sequence ATGCGGATGGGACAGGGCGTCGAGTGGGCGCTGCACTGCTGCCTGAACCTGGCCTGGGTCGGCGACGCCGTCCCCGGCGCCCGGCTCGCCGGGTTCTACGACCTCCCGCCCGCGTACCTCAACAAGCAGCTCCAGGCCCTGGTCCGGGCCGGGGTGTGCGAGTCCGTGCCCGGCCCGCGGGGCGGGTTCCGGCTCGCCCGGCCCGCGGACGAGGTGTCCCTGCTCGACGTCGTCGTCGCGGTCGAGGGACCGGAGGACGCGTTCCGCTGCACCTCGATCCTCGGCGCGGCGCCGGGCGGGGACCCGTCGCTCGACTACTCCGGCCACTGCGCGATCTCGCTGTCCATGCGCTCGGCCGAGCTCGCCTGGCGCCGCGAGCTGGCCGGCCGCTCGCTCGCCGAGGTCGCCGCGGACGTCGTCCGCACCGCCCCGGACGCGCCGCAGCACGTCCGGGCCGCGCTCGCACCGTGA
- a CDS encoding ABC transporter ATP-binding protein gives MDASTWTALRNASTEPGRRTRPAGETAHRILDFARPHRRRIAAFLAVSTVAAVLTVAVPLLAGRATDAVTRGERLSVLALLAGLMAAVALVEAALSMLTRWYSANLGESLIHQLRTTVFDHVQRMPVAFFTRTRTGALVSRLNSDVLGAQRAFSDTLAGVVSNVVVLVLTLAAMLVISWPVTLLVTLLLPAFLVPARLMGRRLAALERAAADHNAAMSTRMTERFSAPGATLITLFGRPERESAEFAERADRVRAIGVRSAMLQWTFVTALTLASSLAVAVVYGVGGGFALAGALSAGNVVALALLLTRLYQPLTALAGARMEIMTVLVSFERVLEVLDLEPMITDAPGARPVPDGPVGVEFDRVSFAYPTAEQVSLASLEEVATLDTRGGEQVLHEVSFSAPPGAVVAVVGSSGAGKSTVAQLLARLYDVGDGAVRIGGVDVRELTTASVHRAVGFVTQDGHLLHDTVAANLRIGAPEATDAELWAALRRARLDGLVAALPDGLATVVGERGYRLSGGERQRMTIARVLLARPRIVVLDEATASLDTTSEAAVQAALAEALDGRTALVIAHRLSTVRHADEILVLEQGRIVERGDHTGLLARGGRYAELWAGAPAAA, from the coding sequence ATGGACGCGAGCACCTGGACGGCCCTGCGCAACGCGAGCACCGAGCCCGGCAGGCGCACCCGCCCGGCCGGGGAGACGGCCCACCGGATCCTGGACTTCGCCCGGCCGCACCGGCGGCGGATCGCGGCGTTCCTCGCCGTGAGCACCGTCGCCGCCGTGCTGACGGTGGCGGTGCCGCTGCTGGCCGGGCGGGCCACCGACGCGGTGACCCGCGGCGAGCGGCTCTCGGTGCTCGCGCTGCTGGCCGGGCTGATGGCGGCCGTCGCGCTGGTCGAGGCGGCGCTGTCGATGCTGACCCGCTGGTACTCGGCGAACCTCGGCGAGAGCCTGATCCACCAGCTCCGGACCACCGTGTTCGACCACGTGCAGCGGATGCCGGTCGCGTTCTTCACCCGCACCCGCACCGGCGCCCTGGTGTCGCGGCTGAACTCCGACGTGCTCGGGGCGCAGCGGGCGTTCTCCGACACCCTCGCCGGAGTGGTGTCCAACGTCGTCGTCCTGGTGCTGACCCTCGCCGCCATGCTGGTGATCTCCTGGCCGGTGACCCTGCTGGTGACGCTGCTGCTGCCGGCGTTCCTGGTCCCGGCCCGGCTGATGGGGCGGCGGCTCGCCGCACTGGAACGGGCGGCCGCGGACCACAACGCGGCGATGAGCACCCGGATGACCGAACGGTTCTCCGCGCCCGGCGCCACCCTGATCACGCTGTTCGGTCGCCCGGAGCGCGAGTCCGCGGAGTTCGCCGAGCGGGCCGACCGGGTCCGCGCGATCGGGGTGCGATCGGCGATGCTGCAGTGGACGTTCGTGACGGCGCTGACGCTCGCGTCGTCGCTGGCCGTCGCCGTCGTCTACGGGGTCGGGGGCGGCTTCGCGCTGGCCGGGGCGCTGTCGGCGGGGAACGTCGTGGCGCTCGCGCTGCTGCTGACCCGGCTCTACCAGCCGCTGACCGCGCTGGCCGGCGCCCGGATGGAGATCATGACGGTGCTGGTCAGCTTCGAGCGGGTGCTCGAGGTCCTCGACCTGGAGCCGATGATCACCGACGCCCCGGGGGCGCGCCCGGTGCCCGACGGGCCGGTCGGCGTCGAGTTCGACCGGGTGTCGTTCGCCTACCCGACCGCCGAGCAGGTGTCGCTGGCGTCGCTGGAGGAGGTGGCGACGCTCGACACCCGCGGCGGGGAGCAGGTGCTGCACGAGGTGTCGTTCAGCGCCCCGCCCGGCGCCGTGGTGGCGGTCGTCGGGTCGTCGGGGGCCGGGAAGTCCACGGTCGCCCAGCTGCTCGCCCGGCTCTACGACGTCGGCGACGGCGCGGTCCGGATCGGCGGGGTGGACGTGCGCGAGCTGACGACCGCCTCGGTGCACCGCGCGGTCGGGTTCGTGACCCAGGACGGGCACCTGCTGCACGACACGGTGGCGGCGAATCTGCGGATCGGGGCACCGGAGGCCACGGACGCCGAGCTGTGGGCGGCGCTGCGCCGGGCCCGGCTCGACGGCCTGGTGGCGGCCCTGCCGGACGGGCTCGCGACCGTCGTCGGGGAGCGGGGGTACCGGCTGTCCGGCGGGGAGCGCCAGCGGATGACGATCGCGCGGGTGCTGCTGGCCCGGCCGCGGATCGTGGTCCTGGACGAGGCCACGGCCAGCCTGGACACCACCTCGGAGGCCGCGGTGCAGGCGGCGCTGGCCGAGGCGCTGGACGGGCGGACCGCACTCGTCATCGCACACCGGCTGTCCACCGTCCGCCACGCCGACGAGATCCTCGTGCTCGAACAGGGCCGGATCGTCGAGCGCGGGGACCACACCGGGCTGCTGGCCCGGGGCGGGCGCTACGCCGAGCTGTGGGCCGGGGCGCCGGCCGCGGCCTAG
- a CDS encoding bifunctional nuclease family protein — protein MHVLRLIVHARSRQPVLLLGEADGDRCVPVFLRPPQAEVIAVGPRDDEGTPLTQDVLLPVVEALGRTLEQVEISDLVDGVYTAELVFDGGTRLAVRPSDALSLAVREGLPIGMAEHVLDEVGQAVDDVLPPDGDDTTGAAAQARAATAGPADVPPEQQMQEFREFIDEVSPEDFR, from the coding sequence ATGCACGTCCTTCGCCTGATCGTGCATGCCCGGTCACGCCAGCCGGTGCTGCTGCTCGGCGAGGCCGACGGCGACCGCTGCGTGCCGGTGTTCCTGCGGCCGCCGCAGGCCGAGGTCATCGCCGTGGGCCCGCGCGACGACGAGGGCACCCCGCTCACCCAGGACGTGCTGCTCCCGGTCGTGGAGGCGCTGGGCCGCACCCTGGAGCAGGTCGAGATCTCCGACCTCGTCGACGGTGTCTACACCGCCGAGCTGGTCTTCGACGGCGGCACCCGGCTGGCCGTGCGCCCGTCGGACGCGTTGTCGCTGGCCGTCCGGGAGGGGTTGCCGATCGGGATGGCCGAGCACGTGCTCGACGAGGTCGGCCAGGCCGTCGACGACGTCCTGCCCCCCGACGGCGACGACACCACCGGCGCCGCCGCGCAGGCCCGCGCGGCCACCGCCGGCCCGGCGGACGTCCCGCCGGAGCAGCAGATGCAGGAGTTCCGCGAGTTCATCGACGAGGTGTCGCCGGAGGACTTCCGCTAG
- a CDS encoding acyl-CoA dehydrogenase family protein has product MTRSTLPSPDAVSAEALRTVVDGRWARARQETREQLAANAEMRADPDLTSAQYREWITDSLKFLTSSGRPHTGFDPSVGGQGDVGGVVAAFAMLAYGDLSLLVKAGVQWGLFGGAVQVLGTERHHERYLRAIIDGELLGCFAMTETGHGSDVQHLHTTATYDREAGEFVVHTPYPQARKEYIGNAARDGRMAVVFAQLITGDEKPGVHAFLVPLRDSDGKALPGVQIGDDGRKAGLNGVDNGRLAFDHVRIPRENLLNRFADVAPDGTYSSSIENETARFFSMLGTLVRGRISVAGGAGAATEKALTLAVRFGQRRRQFANPATGEEIAVLDYLAHQQKLLPALATTFALHFTQDDLVQRMHDIQAPGAGPVGAREQRTLEQSAAGIKAIATWHATHTIQTCREACGGAGYLEENLLPALKADTDVFTTFEGDNTVLLQLLAKELLSDYGRTIKKGNPLEIAPLLGRQLAGVLAERTGAASLTRRLPFRGIDLTDRTRRRELLAVRREDTLAAAIRNLAPAMRTGNDEFAVFNSAQDLLLTAARAHVDTLVEASFADKLVTVDDPAVRALLERVYDLHVLTVIDRERAWYLETGRLTAAESRSIRPLVNALCAELRPHARTLVDGFGVPDEWLACPMLDDEAWAPAPGRPAEPLTDQVETG; this is encoded by the coding sequence ATGACCCGCAGCACCCTTCCGAGCCCCGACGCCGTCTCCGCCGAGGCGCTCCGCACCGTCGTCGACGGGCGCTGGGCCCGGGCCCGGCAGGAGACCCGCGAGCAGCTGGCGGCCAACGCCGAGATGCGCGCGGACCCCGACCTGACCTCGGCGCAGTACCGCGAGTGGATCACCGACTCGCTGAAGTTCCTGACGTCCTCGGGCCGTCCGCACACCGGGTTCGACCCGTCGGTCGGCGGGCAGGGCGACGTCGGCGGCGTCGTCGCCGCGTTCGCGATGCTCGCCTACGGCGACCTGTCGCTGCTGGTCAAGGCCGGTGTGCAGTGGGGCCTGTTCGGCGGTGCCGTGCAGGTGCTCGGTACCGAGCGCCACCACGAGCGGTACCTCCGCGCGATCATCGACGGCGAGCTGCTCGGCTGCTTCGCCATGACCGAGACCGGGCACGGCTCCGACGTCCAGCACCTGCACACCACCGCGACCTACGACCGCGAGGCGGGCGAGTTCGTCGTCCACACCCCGTACCCGCAGGCCCGCAAGGAGTACATCGGCAACGCCGCGCGGGACGGCCGGATGGCGGTCGTGTTCGCTCAGCTGATCACCGGCGACGAGAAGCCCGGCGTGCACGCCTTCCTCGTGCCGCTGCGCGACAGCGACGGCAAGGCCCTGCCCGGCGTGCAGATCGGCGACGACGGCCGCAAGGCCGGCCTCAACGGCGTCGACAACGGACGGCTGGCCTTCGACCACGTCCGCATCCCGCGGGAGAACCTGCTCAACCGCTTCGCCGACGTCGCCCCGGACGGGACGTACTCGTCGTCGATCGAGAACGAGACGGCGCGGTTCTTCTCCATGCTCGGCACGCTGGTCCGCGGCCGCATCTCGGTGGCGGGCGGTGCCGGCGCGGCGACCGAGAAGGCGCTCACCCTGGCCGTGCGCTTCGGCCAGCGCCGTCGCCAGTTCGCCAACCCGGCGACCGGCGAGGAGATCGCCGTTCTCGACTACCTCGCCCACCAGCAGAAGCTGCTGCCCGCGCTGGCGACGACGTTCGCCCTGCACTTCACCCAGGACGACCTGGTCCAGCGGATGCACGACATCCAGGCCCCGGGCGCCGGACCGGTCGGCGCACGCGAGCAGCGCACGCTGGAGCAGTCCGCCGCCGGGATCAAGGCGATCGCGACCTGGCACGCCACACACACCATCCAGACCTGCCGGGAGGCCTGCGGCGGCGCGGGCTACCTGGAGGAGAACCTGCTGCCCGCCCTCAAGGCGGACACCGACGTGTTCACCACGTTCGAGGGCGACAACACGGTCCTGCTCCAGCTGCTGGCCAAGGAGCTGCTGTCGGACTACGGCCGCACGATCAAGAAGGGCAACCCGCTCGAGATCGCGCCGCTGCTGGGCCGTCAGCTCGCCGGGGTACTGGCCGAGCGGACCGGGGCCGCGTCGCTCACCCGGCGGCTCCCGTTCCGCGGGATCGACCTGACCGACCGCACGCGCCGCCGGGAGCTGCTGGCCGTCCGTCGCGAGGACACCCTGGCCGCCGCGATCCGCAACCTTGCTCCGGCCATGCGCACGGGCAACGACGAGTTCGCCGTCTTCAACTCCGCCCAGGACCTGCTGCTCACCGCGGCCCGCGCGCACGTGGACACGCTGGTGGAGGCGTCGTTCGCGGACAAGCTCGTGACCGTCGACGACCCGGCGGTGCGCGCGCTGCTGGAGCGGGTCTACGACCTGCACGTGCTCACCGTGATCGACCGCGAGCGGGCCTGGTACCTGGAGACCGGCCGGCTCACCGCCGCCGAGTCCCGCTCGATCCGGCCGCTGGTCAACGCGCTGTGCGCCGAGCTGCGTCCGCACGCCCGGACCCTGGTCGACGGCTTCGGCGTCCCGGACGAGTGGCTGGCCTGCCCGATGCTCGACGACGAGGCGTGGGCCCCGGCTCCCGGCCGTCCGGCCGAGCCGCTCACCGACCAGGTCGAGACGGGCTGA